GTCATCCGCTACGGGCCGAATGCAAATCCACCACCCGGCAGCCTTAAGCAATAAAGGCGCTAAGGAGACCATAAATGTCTGATGCTAAAGCAAAAATCACCCTGGGTGGTGATACTGCTATTGAACTGGATGTGCTAAAAGGCACTCTCGGTCAGGATGTTATTGATATTCGTAGTCTTGGTTCAAAAGGCGTATTTACTTTTGACCCTGGTTTCACCTCAACCGCATCATGTGAATCTAAAATCACCTTTATCGATGGTGATGAAGGTATCCTGCTGCACCGCGGTTTCCCGATCGATCAGTTAGCGACCGATTCCAACTACCTGGAAGTGTGCTACATCCTGCTGAACGGTGAAAAACCGGACCAGGCCCAGTACGACGAATTCAAAACTATCGTTACCCGCCACACCATGATTCACGAGCAGATCACCCGTCTGTTCCACGCATTCCGTCGCGACTCTCACCCGATGGCCGTGATGTGCGGTATCACCGGTGCGCTGGCTGCGTTTTATCACGATTCGCTGGATGTGAATAACCCACGCCACCGCGATATCGCCGCATTCCGCCTGCTTTCCAAAATGCCGACTATGGCGGCGATGTGTTACAAGTATTCAATCGGCCAGCCTTTCGTTTATCCGCGCAATGACCTCTCCTACGCGGGTAACTTCCTGAATATGATGTTCTCCACGCCGTGTGAAAAGTATGAAGTGAACCCGATACTGGAACGCGCCATGGACCGTATCCTGATCCTGCATGCCGATCACGAACAGAACGCCTCAACATCCACCGTGCGTACCGCAGGCTCTTCTGGCGCGAACCCGTTCGCCTGTATCGCTGCGGGTATTGCTTCCCTGTGGGGACCGGCACACGGCGGCGCCAACGAAGCAGCGCTGAAAATGCTGGAAGAGATCAGCTCGGTTAAACACATTCCGGAATTTGTGCGTCGTGCAAAAGACAAAAATGACTCTTTCCGCCTGATGGGCTTTGGTCACCGTGTTTATAAAAACTATGACCCGCGCGCCACCGTGATGCGTGAAACCTGCCATGAAGTGCTGAAAGAACTGGGTACCAAAGACGATCTGCTGGAAGTGGCGATGGAGCTTGAGCACATTGCGCTCAACGACCCGTACTTCATCGAGAAGAAACTCTACCCGAACGTCGATTTCTACTCCGGTATCATTCTGAAAGCGATGGGTATCCCATCTTCCATGTTTACCGTTATCTTCGCGATGGCGCGTACCGTGGGCTGGATTGCACACTGGAACGAAATGCACACCGATGGCATGAAAATCGCCCGTCCACGTCAGCTGTACACCGGCTACGAAAAACGCGATTTCAAAAACGATATCAAATACTAAGCCTGATATTGTGAAGATAAAAAACGCGCCTGACGGCGCGTTTTTTTATGGCTGACAAACTGCACCTGGCTGGAATTGCCCGGTGGCACTTCGTTTGCACGGGCCACCAAAAACAGGCATATAGCTAGTGCTGACACCCCGGGCACCAGTAGAACGGCCTTGATGACAGCATGGTTCTCTCGATAATCCCGCCGCAGCGCTCGCAGGCTTCCCCTTCACGATGGAAAACCTTAAAACGAAACAGTGCGCCGTGATGCTTATTTTCATCCACCAGACCGCGCGTATTGTAAGACAAACGTGGGATATCGAGCAGCGCGTGGGCCAGCGCCTCAAGCTGTTTATCATCCAGCTCTGAGGCTTTATGACGCCCGGTTAATCCCACCTGCCAAAGGATCTCAACGCGCAGATAATTTCCCAATCCCGCAAGAAACGCTTGATCCAGCAGCAGCCCGGAGAATTGACGGTTGCGAAATTTCGTCGACAGAAGCCGCTCTTTGACCTGTTCAACAGTGAGGGTCATATCGAGCACATCCGGCCCCACCCGCAGCAAAAACGGATGCTGAGCGAGCTGTTCCGGGGTCAGCATCTCAATATCGGAGGCGCTATAGAGCAAAATGGCCTTGTGCGCCGTCTGTAGCCTGACGCGCAGAATGCGGGTCGTCTCTGGCTGAGACTCAGCCTCGACCACCCGCCAGACGCCGTACAGCTGATTATGGCTATAAAGCGTCAGCCCACCGGAGAAATGAGTCAACAGCGCCTTACCGCGAGTTTCAATGCGCGTTACCTGCTGACCGACCAGTTGAGATTGATAAGATTGTAATTGCGGAAAGGCGAACCACGCTCGCGTGAGGGGCTCGCCTTTGATCGCCGCTTCCAGGCTATCCGCCGCGCGGCGGATTTCCGGGCCTTCCGGCATAATCATGTCCTTCTGTTTAGTGCGTGGCGCCGCCACCGATTTTCACGTCATCGCCCTGTTGCAGGGCAACAGCGATAGCCGTTTCCAGCGCCGCACGCACCGTATCTACCGCCATGCTCGCTTCACCGGGATGAGCCGCAGCCTGCTCCGGCAGATACGGAATATGGATAAAGCCACCCTTTGCACCTGCCTTTGCACGCAGTCCATGCAGCAGACCGTACATCACATGGTTGCAGACAAAGGTTCCCGCCGTTTGCGACACCGATGCAGGGATCCCCCGACCACGTAGCGCGGAGACGATCGCTTTGATCGGCAACGAGCTGAAGTAGGCCGCTGGACCATCGGCAACAATCGGCACGTCGATCGGCTGCAAACCTTTATTGTCCGGGATCCGCGCATCATCGACGTTAATCGCCACCCGTTCGACGGTAATATCAACGCGTCCTCCCGCCTGCCCAACGGCAAGGGTCAAGACGGGATCCAGCTCATCGAGCGCGGCATTTAATACCGTGAGGGCCTCACCAAATACGCACGGCAGCTGCCGCGCCACCACGGGTTGTCCGGCAATAATAACGCCATCCAGTTGCTTTACCACTTCCCACGAAGGGTTAACCGCCTCGCCGCCAAACGGCTCGAAACCGGTAATCAATACGCCAGCCATGATCCCTCCTTACAGGAACATCAGGAAATAGAGCAAAAAGACGTTAACGGTAAGCAGCAGTACGCCAGTCGGTATCTGCGCCTTAATGACCGCATTTTTATCCGGCAGATCCAGTAACGCTGCCGGAACGATATTAAAGTTGGCCGCCATTGGCGTCATCAGGGTGCCGCAATAGCCGGAGAACATACCAATCGCCGCCATCACCGCCGGGTTACCGCCATGCTGAAGCACCAGAATGGGAATGCCGACCCCCGCGGTAATAATGGGGAACGCGGCAAAGGCGTTACCCATGATCATCGTCAGCAGCGCCATGCCAATGGTATAGACGGCAACGGCGATAAACCGGCTGTCTACCGCCAGATAGTTCTGCGTCAGCCAGGAGATGCTATTGCCAACGCCCGCAGCGGTAAACAGCAGCCCGAGAACCGCGAGGATCTGCGGCAAAATAAACGCCCAGCCGACCGAATCCAGCAGACGACGCGCTTCCTGTAACGGCTGCGCCGCCGTTTCATGGGTCATTCGAATAGCCATCGCCAGACCGATCAACGTTCCGAGCGTCATTGAGAAGAGAGTAATCAGCGTAGAGTGGTTACCCGCGCCAAATACCATCACTTGTAACGACGGCACATTGTTAAACAATAAGACGCCGACGACCGTCACCACTGGAATCGCCAGTGCCGGATAGAACAGTCGGTTACCGAGGCGGGTCGCGCTCTCAGTACGCTCTTCAGGCGAACGTTGATGATATTTTCCCAGCTTCACGCCGCCAAAACCGGCAATAAGCGCCAGCACCACCACCACGCCGCCAACGGCAATATTAACGGTGCGTTTATCGCCGAACAGTTGGTATGTCCAGTCACCAAACAGGAATACAACACCGTACAGACCCCAGAACAAACCGGTAGTCAGACGGCGCGGATTCGCTTTATCCCGCCATGACATCACCGCCACAATCAGCAGAATGACTCCCGCAAGCCAGTAGAGATAGTTTTGTTGGAAGTTCATGCTGCACCGCCTTCAGTCCGGCCAGCATTGATCTTCTTCAATTCACGCTGTAACTGATGATCCAGCCGCCACAGGCGTGCGGAGTGAATCAAGAAGGCGCAGACCGCCGTTGGGATCCCCCACAGGGCGATATGCAGCGGTTCGGTCTGAATACCGCCCGACTCCAGCATGAAGTTATGCATAAAGATAATCGCACCGAAGGCGACGAAGATATCCTCACCAAAAAACAACCCGACGTTATCCGTCGCGGCCGACATGGCGCGTAAACGATAGCGAATTGCGCCGGGCAGCGGCCCGTGGACTTTCTCCGCAGCCCCCTCCGCCATCGGCGCCAGCAGCGGGCGCACCATTTGGGGATGACCACCCAGGCTGGTCAACCCGAGCGCGGCGGTCACTTCACGGATAAACAAGTAGACGATCAGCAGACGACCAGACGTAGCGCTTTGGATCTTCGCGATCCACGCCTGCGCACGTTCTTTCAGGCCGTGCCGCTCCAACAGGCCAATAACCGCCAGCGGCAACAGCAGGATAAGCGGTAGGTTGCGGGTATTAAGGAACCCTTCACCCAGCTTTTCAAAAATGGTGGCAACCGGCATATGGGCCGCCAGGCCAGTGACTATGCCGGAGACAATCACCACCAGCACCGGGTTAAAACGCAAAACGAATCCGACCACGATCGCAGCAATACCGATCAACGGCCAGAGGGATACTGACTCTCCCATAGAAACATCCTGTATGTTGTGAATTGTTGTTTGTTGTTAACTAACTGATAATATTGTTTTTATTCTTCTATTTCAGCGCTGACCTGTATATTGCGCCCGGCAAACGCCGCACGCAAGCGGCGCGCAAAAACTAATGCATGTTCCCCGTCGCCATGTAAACAGACGGTTTCTGCCATCACATGCGCCCATTCTCCGGTGACGCTGCGCACCCGATTGTGTTGCACCATTTCCAGGGTCTGCGCCAGCGCTTGCTCTTCGCTATCGATAAGCGCCCCCGGCTGCGTGCGCGGTACCAGGTTGCCATCAGCCTGATAGCCGCGATCGGCAAAAACTTCCTGCCGCGTGGTCAGGCGATAGTGCTGCCCGGCGCGGATCAGTTCACTGCCCGCCAGCCCCACCAGCACCAGCGCCGAATCGAGATCGCGGACCGCTCTGGCGATAGCGTCCGCCAGCTGCGGGTCTTTTGCCGCCTGGTTGTAGAGCATTCCGTGAGGTTTGACGTGCTGGAGCGTGCCGCCTTCCGCGCGAACCATCGCCGCCAGCGCACCAACCTGATACAGCGTCTGCGCATAAACCGTCTCCGGCGGCAACTGCATGGCCGTGCGACCAAAATTCTCCCGGTCTGGAAAGCTGGGATGCGCGCCCACGGCAACGCCGTACTTTAGCGCTTCACGGACGCACTGATGCATCATCACCGCATCCCCTGCGTGGAAGCCGCAGGCGATATTGGCGGACGAGACCAGTTGTAATAACGCGCTGTCGTTACCACAGCCTTCGCCGAGGTCGGCATTCAAATCAATTTTCATCGTTCAGTCTCCACGCCAGTTGCTCCAGATAACGCTGCTGATCGGCGCGGGCTTTCAGCGCCTCTTCCAGCGTACAGGGGACAAAGTGAATCGGTTGGCCGAGCGGTATTTGCGCCAGCTGATACATATCGGCTTCGATAATGCTGGCAATGCGCGGATAGCCGCCGGTAGTCTGCGCATCGTTCATCAGCACGATAGGCTGGCCGTTATGCGGAACCTGCACCACGCCGGGCAGCAGGCCGTGGGAAAACATCTCCCGGTTGGTGGTACGCACCAAAGGCTGCCCTTGCAGGCGATAGCCCATGCGGTTGCTCTGCGGGCTAAGCTGCCACGGCGAGCGCCAGAAAGCTTGCTGAGACGCACTATCAAACTCATGGTACTCCGGGCCCGGCAAGGCACGGATCCAGTTACCCACAGGCAACTGTTTTACGCCACGCGCAGCGCTAAACTGTTTTGACGATTTCCCCAGTTTTAGCTGGTCACCGTCCTGCAATCGTCGCCCCTCAAGGCCGCCAATTCCCACTTTCAGATCGGTACTGCGCGAGCCGAGGACTTTCGGTACCGCAATCCCTCCCGCCACCGCCAGATAGCTACGAATGCCGATCCGCGGCGTTTTGAGCACCAATCGTTGACCCGCTTTTGCTGCCACGCGCCAGCCCAGCCAGACCGGTTGACCATCCAGCGTCGCTTCGCAGGCGGCACCTGTCAATGCAAACCAGGCATCGCGGGCAAACTGAATATCCACCTGACCCAGGGTGATTTCCAGCGCTGCGGCGTTGGCCCCATTACCGACCAGCAGATTGGCGATAACCAGCGCCGGTTTATCCATCGCGCCGCAGCGGCTGATGCCCAGCTGGCGTAACCCTTCACGCCCGCCGTCCTGTACCGAGGTATACATCCCGGCACGGATAATCTTCAACATACGCCCTCCTTTTGCGGCACGAAACGCACCCTGTCACCGGAACGCAGCAGCACCGGTTCTTTGCGCTTCGGATCAAACAGCGCCAGCGGCGTATGGCCCAGAAGCTGCCAGCCGCCCGGCGTGGCCAGCGGATAGATCCCGGTTTGCGCCCCGCCGATACCGACAGAACCGGCGGGCACCAGCAGACGCGGCTCCGCCCGGCGCGGCATCGCCAGCTGCTCCGGCAAGCCGCCAAAGTACGGGAAGCCCGGCTGGAAGCCGAGGAACCACACCACGTACTCCACCGACGAGTGCAGTTCAACTACCTGCTTTTCGCTCAGGCCGCTGTGGCGAGCCACCTCTCCCAGATCCGGCCCCCCTTCGCCGCCGTAAACCACCGGAACCGAAATCTCCCGCGATTCTGGCTCAAGCGTGTCGCACTCCTCCCACCAGAGCTGTAAACGCTCAATCGCATCCCACGCCGTTCGCTGGGGGTTACGCAATATCACGGTAATGTTGTTCATGCCCGGAACGGCTTCCACCACCTCGGTATGACCAATCAGCCGCTGGGCTAAACGCCAGATCCGTTTCTGACTCTCCAGCGTCACCGGAGGTTCAAGCTCCAGTACGACTGCCGTTTCACCTAACAAATAACAACGCGCTCGCTGCACTTTTGCCTCCGTTCATCAAGCCGGGTTCGGAATATCAATAAACGTGACATCCAGTTCGGTGTTTTCCGTCAACCATTCGCTTAACGCGCGAATACCGCCGCGCTCGGTGGCATGATGGCCGGCGGCATAGAAATGCAGCCCCTGTTCGCGCGCCGAGTGGATGGTTTGCTCCGAAACTTCACCGGTAATAAACGCATCAACGCCAAAACGGGCCGCGCTATCGATAAAGCTCTGGCCGCCGCCGGTGCACCACGCCACGCGGGTCACTTTGTCCGGCCCGGTATCACCGCTCCACAGCGGTTTACGCCCCAGCCGTGCTTCAATCCACGAGGCCAGCTCCAGCCCGGATACCGCCATCGACAGTTCGCCCCACGGCACCAGCGGCTCGATTTCGCCCATCACATTAATGCCAAGTAATGAAGCCAACTGAGCGTTATTACCCAGCTCCGGGTGAGCGTCGAGCGGAAGGTGCCAGCCATAGAGGTTGATATCGTTGGCCAGAAGCGTTTTGAGACGGTTGCGCTTCATGCCGCGAATAATGGGCGATTCGCCTTTCCAGAAATAACCATGATGAACAATCACCGCATCGGCCTCCAGGCGCACGGCTTCATCAAGCAGCGCCTGGCTGGCGGTCACGCCGGTCACGATTTTTTGCACCGTCTCACGCCCTTCCACCTGTAACCCATTGGGTGCGTAATCGCTGATGGCCGCGCTATTCAATTTTTCATTAATCAGTTGTTCCAGTTCGCTATTTTTCATTATCGCTCCATCAGGTCTTCGTGTAATGCAAAGGAATAACATAGCGTTATCCGCCCGCTCCGTCGATAGTTCTGCCGCTTCGGCGTCTGTTTTGACTTTTAGCAAAATCCCGCGATTTGTCTACTCCTCCCTTCGCGCATTCGTGTATATTTATGCATTATTACAGCATATTAAATAACCAGAAAGCCTATAAGGCCATGAATATCACTAGTTAATGGCTATTCATGCAGAAAGATCGACTTTCCTTTTTATGGCAGGACAGAACGTTAAATGAACACATCATCTTCACAGCCGCGGGCGATTTATTACGTCGTCGCGCTGCAAATCTGGGAATATTTCAGTTTTTACGGTATGCGCGCACTGCTGATTTTGTATCTCACCAATCAGCTTAAGTATGACGATAACCATGCGTACGAACTGTTCAGCGCCTACTGCTCTCTGGTTTACGTTACCCCTATTCTCGGCGGCTTTCTGGCCGATAAGCTGCTCGGCAACCGCATGGCGGTGATGATTGGCGCCCTGTTGATGGCTGTCGGTCATCTGGTGCTCGGGGCCAGCGAAGTCGCTCCCACCTTCCTTTATCTGTCGCTGGCGATTATCGTCTGCGGCTACGGGCTGTTTAAATCCAACGTCAGCTGTCTGCTCGGCGAACTGTACGAACCCACCGATCCGCGTCGCGATGGCGGCTTCTCGCTGATGTATGCCGCGGGTAACGTGGGGTCGATCATTGCGCCAATCGCCTGTGGCTACGTGCAGGAAGAGTACAGTTGGGCAATGGGCTTCGCCCTGGCGGCGGTCGGGATGATCGCCGGGCTGGTGATTTTCCTTTGCGGCAATCAACACTTCCGCCACACCCGGGGCGTGAATCGCGAAGCGCTGCGGGCGCGGAATTTCGTGTTGCCAAACTGGGCCTGGCTGCTGGTACTGCTGGTCACGGCGCCGTTGTTGATTACCGTGCTGTTCTGGCAGGAGTGGTCGGTGTATGCGCTAATTGTGGCGACGATTATTGGCCTGACGGTTCTGGCGCGTATCTACCTGCGCGCAGAGACTGCCAAACAGCGTAAAGAGCTGCGCCTGATTATGGTGCTGACCTGCTTCAGCCTGCTGTTTTGGGCATTTGCGCAGCAGGGCGGCAGTTCAATCAGCCTGTATATCGACCGCTTTGTGAACCGCCATTTTATGAGCTACGAGATACCGACGGCGATGTTCCAGTCGGTCAACGCCTTTGCGGTCATGCTCTGCGGGGTCGTGCTGGCGTGGTTGGTGAAAGAGAATATCAACGGCAACCGTACCGTGCGTATCTGGGGCAAGTTCGCGCTGGGCCTCGGCCTGATGAGCGCCGGTTTTTGTATCCTGACGCTGAGCGCGCGCTGGTCGGCGGCTTACGGGCAATCCTCAATGCCGCTGATGGTGCTGGGGCTGGCGGTGATGGGCTTCGCCGAGCTGTTTATCGACCCGGTGGCGATGTCGCAAATTACCCGTATTGAGATCCCCGGCGTGACCGGCGTACTGACCGGCATCTATATGCTGCTCTCCGGGGCTATCGCCAACTATCTGGCGGGGGTGATTGCCGACCAAACCTCACAAAGTTCGTTCGACGCCGCCGGGGCCGTCAACTACTCCATTAACGCCTACATCGAGGTGTTCAGCCAGATCACCTGGGGCTCGCTGGCCTGCGTCGGCCTGGTACTGGTTATCTGGCTGTACCACTCCGTGAAGGTCAGAGCTCGTCGTCTGGCGCTGGAGTCTTAAGTTCTCTGGCGGCTTCCCAGGCCGCCAGCGTCTCCAGCCGCGCCTGTTTGTGATCGACAATCGGGCGCGGGTAATCCAGCGTCACGCCATTTTTCTCCGCCCACAGCCACGGTTGATGCACCGCTTTCTCCGGTACATTGGCCAGCTCCGGCAACCAGTGACGAATAAACTGCCCGGATTTATCAAACCGCTCTCCCTGGGTCGTCGGGTTAAAAATGCGGAAATAAGGTGCAGCATCGGTGCCAGTTGACGCCGCCCACTGCCAGCCGCCATTGTTCGCCGCCAGGTCGCCATCAATCAGCTGTTCGATAAAGTAGCGCTCCCCCAATCGCCAGTCGATTCGCAGGTCTTTCACCAGGAAGCTGGCGACAATCATCCGCAAGCGGTTATGCATCCACCCTGTAGTATTAAGCTGACGCATGGCGGCATCGACAATCGGGAAACCGGTTTGCCCGCGCTGCCAGGCCTGCAGCGCGGATTTATCATCCAACCACGCCACGTTATCGGTCCAGGCAATAAAAGGTCGCCCTTTACACAGGTTCGGGTAGTAAA
This Klebsiella sp. RHBSTW-00484 DNA region includes the following protein-coding sequences:
- a CDS encoding citrate synthase, producing MSDAKAKITLGGDTAIELDVLKGTLGQDVIDIRSLGSKGVFTFDPGFTSTASCESKITFIDGDEGILLHRGFPIDQLATDSNYLEVCYILLNGEKPDQAQYDEFKTIVTRHTMIHEQITRLFHAFRRDSHPMAVMCGITGALAAFYHDSLDVNNPRHRDIAAFRLLSKMPTMAAMCYKYSIGQPFVYPRNDLSYAGNFLNMMFSTPCEKYEVNPILERAMDRILILHADHEQNASTSTVRTAGSSGANPFACIAAGIASLWGPAHGGANEAALKMLEEISSVKHIPEFVRRAKDKNDSFRLMGFGHRVYKNYDPRATVMRETCHEVLKELGTKDDLLEVAMELEHIALNDPYFIEKKLYPNVDFYSGIILKAMGIPSSMFTVIFAMARTVGWIAHWNEMHTDGMKIARPRQLYTGYEKRDFKNDIKY
- the nei gene encoding endonuclease VIII, which produces MPEGPEIRRAADSLEAAIKGEPLTRAWFAFPQLQSYQSQLVGQQVTRIETRGKALLTHFSGGLTLYSHNQLYGVWRVVEAESQPETTRILRVRLQTAHKAILLYSASDIEMLTPEQLAQHPFLLRVGPDVLDMTLTVEQVKERLLSTKFRNRQFSGLLLDQAFLAGLGNYLRVEILWQVGLTGRHKASELDDKQLEALAHALLDIPRLSYNTRGLVDENKHHGALFRFKVFHREGEACERCGGIIERTMLSSRPFYWCPGCQH
- the pcp gene encoding pyroglutamyl-peptidase I: MAGVLITGFEPFGGEAVNPSWEVVKQLDGVIIAGQPVVARQLPCVFGEALTVLNAALDELDPVLTLAVGQAGGRVDITVERVAINVDDARIPDNKGLQPIDVPIVADGPAAYFSSLPIKAIVSALRGRGIPASVSQTAGTFVCNHVMYGLLHGLRAKAGAKGGFIHIPYLPEQAAAHPGEASMAVDTVRAALETAIAVALQQGDDVKIGGGATH
- a CDS encoding DUF979 domain-containing protein, which translates into the protein MNFQQNYLYWLAGVILLIVAVMSWRDKANPRRLTTGLFWGLYGVVFLFGDWTYQLFGDKRTVNIAVGGVVVVLALIAGFGGVKLGKYHQRSPEERTESATRLGNRLFYPALAIPVVTVVGVLLFNNVPSLQVMVFGAGNHSTLITLFSMTLGTLIGLAMAIRMTHETAAQPLQEARRLLDSVGWAFILPQILAVLGLLFTAAGVGNSISWLTQNYLAVDSRFIAVAVYTIGMALLTMIMGNAFAAFPIITAGVGIPILVLQHGGNPAVMAAIGMFSGYCGTLMTPMAANFNIVPAALLDLPDKNAVIKAQIPTGVLLLTVNVFLLYFLMFL
- a CDS encoding DUF969 domain-containing protein produces the protein MGESVSLWPLIGIAAIVVGFVLRFNPVLVVIVSGIVTGLAAHMPVATIFEKLGEGFLNTRNLPLILLLPLAVIGLLERHGLKERAQAWIAKIQSATSGRLLIVYLFIREVTAALGLTSLGGHPQMVRPLLAPMAEGAAEKVHGPLPGAIRYRLRAMSAATDNVGLFFGEDIFVAFGAIIFMHNFMLESGGIQTEPLHIALWGIPTAVCAFLIHSARLWRLDHQLQRELKKINAGRTEGGAA
- the pxpA gene encoding 5-oxoprolinase subunit PxpA, with translation MKIDLNADLGEGCGNDSALLQLVSSANIACGFHAGDAVMMHQCVREALKYGVAVGAHPSFPDRENFGRTAMQLPPETVYAQTLYQVGALAAMVRAEGGTLQHVKPHGMLYNQAAKDPQLADAIARAVRDLDSALVLVGLAGSELIRAGQHYRLTTRQEVFADRGYQADGNLVPRTQPGALIDSEEQALAQTLEMVQHNRVRSVTGEWAHVMAETVCLHGDGEHALVFARRLRAAFAGRNIQVSAEIEE
- the pxpC gene encoding 5-oxoprolinase subunit PxpC, whose protein sequence is MLKIIRAGMYTSVQDGGREGLRQLGISRCGAMDKPALVIANLLVGNGANAAALEITLGQVDIQFARDAWFALTGAACEATLDGQPVWLGWRVAAKAGQRLVLKTPRIGIRSYLAVAGGIAVPKVLGSRSTDLKVGIGGLEGRRLQDGDQLKLGKSSKQFSAARGVKQLPVGNWIRALPGPEYHEFDSASQQAFWRSPWQLSPQSNRMGYRLQGQPLVRTTNREMFSHGLLPGVVQVPHNGQPIVLMNDAQTTGGYPRIASIIEADMYQLAQIPLGQPIHFVPCTLEEALKARADQQRYLEQLAWRLNDEN
- the pxpB gene encoding 5-oxoprolinase subunit PxpB produces the protein MQRARCYLLGETAVVLELEPPVTLESQKRIWRLAQRLIGHTEVVEAVPGMNNITVILRNPQRTAWDAIERLQLWWEECDTLEPESREISVPVVYGGEGGPDLGEVARHSGLSEKQVVELHSSVEYVVWFLGFQPGFPYFGGLPEQLAMPRRAEPRLLVPAGSVGIGGAQTGIYPLATPGGWQLLGHTPLALFDPKRKEPVLLRSGDRVRFVPQKEGVC
- a CDS encoding type 2 GTP cyclohydrolase I translates to MKNSELEQLINEKLNSAAISDYAPNGLQVEGRETVQKIVTGVTASQALLDEAVRLEADAVIVHHGYFWKGESPIIRGMKRNRLKTLLANDINLYGWHLPLDAHPELGNNAQLASLLGINVMGEIEPLVPWGELSMAVSGLELASWIEARLGRKPLWSGDTGPDKVTRVAWCTGGGQSFIDSAARFGVDAFITGEVSEQTIHSAREQGLHFYAAGHHATERGGIRALSEWLTENTELDVTFIDIPNPA
- the dtpD gene encoding dipeptide permease DtpD; translation: MNTSSSQPRAIYYVVALQIWEYFSFYGMRALLILYLTNQLKYDDNHAYELFSAYCSLVYVTPILGGFLADKLLGNRMAVMIGALLMAVGHLVLGASEVAPTFLYLSLAIIVCGYGLFKSNVSCLLGELYEPTDPRRDGGFSLMYAAGNVGSIIAPIACGYVQEEYSWAMGFALAAVGMIAGLVIFLCGNQHFRHTRGVNREALRARNFVLPNWAWLLVLLVTAPLLITVLFWQEWSVYALIVATIIGLTVLARIYLRAETAKQRKELRLIMVLTCFSLLFWAFAQQGGSSISLYIDRFVNRHFMSYEIPTAMFQSVNAFAVMLCGVVLAWLVKENINGNRTVRIWGKFALGLGLMSAGFCILTLSARWSAAYGQSSMPLMVLGLAVMGFAELFIDPVAMSQITRIEIPGVTGVLTGIYMLLSGAIANYLAGVIADQTSQSSFDAAGAVNYSINAYIEVFSQITWGSLACVGLVLVIWLYHSVKVRARRLALES